A stretch of the Chelonoidis abingdonii isolate Lonesome George chromosome 11, CheloAbing_2.0, whole genome shotgun sequence genome encodes the following:
- the LOC116834902 gene encoding ATP-sensitive inward rectifier potassium channel 14-like, translated as MGPEPLRDKEEEDGGPPRRSRFVKKDGHCNVEFVNLGEKSQRYLGDLFTTCVDARWRWLALLFSLAFVLSWLLFGLAFWLVAALHGDLGPAPAPRPPCFTQVTGLLSAFLLSLETQTSIGYGSRSVTEECPAAVLAVVLQCVAGCLLDAFLLGAVMAKMAKPKKRNQTLLFSRCAVVALRDGKLCLMWRVANLRRSHLVEAHVRAQLLQVGLSGDHGLWEGSGA; from the coding sequence ATGGGGCCAGAGCCGCTGcgggacaaggaggaggaggacgggGGCCCCCCCCGCCGCAGCCGCTTCGTGAAGAAGGACGGGCACTGCAACGTGGAGTTCGTCAACCTGGGCGAGAAAAGCCAGCGGTACCTGGGCGACCTGTTCACCACCTGCGTGGACGCCCGCTGGCGCTGGCTGGCCCTGCTCTTCTCCTTGGCCTTCGTGCTCTCCTGGCTGCTCTTCGGCCTGGCCTTCTGGCTGGTGGCCGCCCTGCACGGCGACCTGGGCCCCGCGCCCGCCCCGCGCCCGCCCTGCTTCACCCAGGTCACCGGCCTGCTGAGCGCCTTCCTGCTCTCGCTGGAGACCCAGACCTCCATTGGCTACGGCTCGCGCAGCGTGACCGAGGAGTGCCCGGCCGCCGTGCTGGCCGTGGTGCTGCAGTGCGTGGCCGGCTGCCTGCTGGATGCCTTCCTGCTGGGGGCCGTCATGGCCAAGATGGCCAAGCCCAAGAAGCGCAACCAGACGTTGCTCTTCAGTCGCTGCGCCGTGGTGGCCCTGCGGGACGGCAAGCTCTGCCTCATGTGGCGCGTGGCCAACCTGCGCCGCAGCCACTTGGTGGAGGCCCACGTCCgcgcccagctgctgcaggtggggcTCAGCGGGGACCATGGGCTGTGGGAAGGGAGtggtgcctag